In the Thermoanaerobaculia bacterium genome, ATACCCTTTACCGCAGTGCCCAGCCCACGGCCGAGGGAATGGCCGGCCTTTACGCCATGGGGATTCGCACCGTCGTGAACCTTCGATCCTACCACTCCGACCGGGACGAGATCGGCAATATGAATCTTGGGTATGAACACCTGACCATGAAGGCCTGGCACCCGGAGGAGGAAGAAATCATCCGGTTCCTGGAAATCGTTATGGATCCGAAAAAAGCGCCTGTTTTAGTTCACTGCCAGCATGGGGCGGACAGAACGGGTACTATGGTGGCCGCCTACCGCGTGGTGATCCAGGGGTGGACGAAGGAAGAAGCGATCCGGGAAATGATCGAGGGGGGATATGGATACCACTCAGTGTGGAAGAACCTGCCCCATTGGATCCGCCGCCTCGATGTGCAAAAGATCAAAGAGAAGCTGGGGATGGGGGATCGGGGGGGAAGACGGTAGACGGTAGATAGTACCCTCCAGATCTGCGATCTTCCGGGCATCCATTCGGCCAACTGAGATATTTCATAGACATCTCAGGTCACATGGATAGATAGTAGATAGTAGAAAAACA is a window encoding:
- a CDS encoding tyrosine-protein phosphatase, translated to MTATPGARTFTRYFMGVILLMAVFCLAGQKTPERPETWAVPLEMEGVPNFHQVSDTLYRSAQPTAEGMAGLYAMGIRTVVNLRSYHSDRDEIGNMNLGYEHLTMKAWHPEEEEIIRFLEIVMDPKKAPVLVHCQHGADRTGTMVAAYRVVIQGWTKEEAIREMIEGGYGYHSVWKNLPHWIRRLDVQKIKEKLGMGDRGGRR